A window of Verrucomicrobiia bacterium contains these coding sequences:
- a CDS encoding SMI1/KNR4 family protein: MLREEIHSSFAKRFSAPRTTPLVAVNAGDLRRVEDELKVTFPASYICFLTQQGPAFTPGILELVTGGQPEHRPEGAGFDVQEFFEPDEIIETHRLYSSGGMEDWLVPIAMDSMGNVFGFKREEHHPRPDDSALFFFDHEFCEVHLQKDSFDAWLESFLQLGK, encoded by the coding sequence ATGTTGCGTGAGGAAATTCATAGTAGTTTTGCTAAGCGATTTTCTGCCCCACGCACCACACCTTTGGTGGCAGTCAACGCCGGGGATTTGCGTCGGGTTGAAGACGAACTCAAGGTTACATTTCCCGCGTCTTACATTTGCTTCCTCACGCAGCAAGGGCCGGCCTTCACACCCGGGATTCTTGAGTTGGTGACGGGCGGCCAGCCGGAGCACCGGCCAGAGGGAGCGGGTTTCGATGTTCAGGAGTTCTTCGAGCCCGATGAAATCATCGAGACGCATCGGCTCTACTCAAGCGGTGGAATGGAGGACTGGTTGGTTCCGATTGCTATGGACAGTATGGGCAACGTGTTCGGCTTCAAGCGGGAGGAGCATCACCCGCGTCCCGACGACAGCGCACTATTCTTTTTCGATCACGAATTCTGCGAGGTCCATCTGCAGAAGGATTCTTTCGACGCTTGGTTAGAATCATTCCTGCAGCTTGGAAAATGA
- a CDS encoding AbrB family transcriptional regulator, with protein sequence MTKTITKIGNSQGLMLDNPLMDLARLKVGDQVTITVHESGSIILTPLRPVVTPEKAASTAKRLIKKNSELFRRLS encoded by the coding sequence GTGACCAAAACGATCACAAAAATCGGAAATTCCCAGGGGTTGATGCTCGATAATCCGCTGATGGATCTGGCGCGCCTCAAAGTGGGCGACCAGGTCACCATCACCGTTCATGAAAGCGGTTCGATTATTTTGACACCTCTGCGCCCGGTGGTGACGCCGGAAAAAGCGGCTTCGACGGCGAAGCGATTGATCAAGAAAAATTCCGAGCTTTTCCGGCGTTTGTCGTGA